In Blautia wexlerae DSM 19850, a single window of DNA contains:
- the sdaAA gene encoding L-serine ammonia-lyase, iron-sulfur-dependent, subunit alpha, translated as MDFKNANELLALCEEKNLPISEIMRIREIELGETASEIVNKKMTRVLGIMKDAAFSPIRQPVKSMGGLIGGEARKLSLHAQEKKGLCGNLLQKAITYAMATLETNASMGLIVASPTAGSAGIVPGLMLAMQEHYQFSDEEIIRALFNASAIGYLAMRNATVAGAVGGCQAEVGVASAMAASAAVELMGGSPKECTFAASTVLMNMLGLVCDPVGGLVEYPCQNRNAAGVANAIIAAEMALAGIPQLIPLDEMIQTMFTVGKKLPAELRETAMGGCATTPSACKACHICS; from the coding sequence ATGGATTTTAAAAATGCAAATGAACTCTTAGCACTCTGTGAAGAAAAAAATCTTCCTATCTCAGAGATTATGCGTATCCGTGAGATTGAGCTTGGCGAAACAGCCTCTGAGATTGTAAATAAAAAAATGACACGAGTACTGGGAATTATGAAAGATGCTGCTTTCTCACCAATCAGACAGCCGGTAAAATCTATGGGCGGTCTGATCGGCGGCGAAGCCAGAAAGCTGAGTCTCCACGCGCAGGAGAAAAAAGGTCTCTGCGGAAATCTGCTTCAGAAGGCAATTACTTATGCTATGGCTACACTGGAAACGAATGCCTCCATGGGGCTGATCGTGGCCTCTCCTACTGCCGGTTCTGCCGGAATCGTACCGGGGCTGATGCTGGCAATGCAGGAACATTATCAATTCTCTGATGAAGAGATTATACGGGCATTATTTAACGCAAGTGCCATTGGTTATCTGGCAATGCGAAATGCAACTGTTGCAGGTGCGGTAGGCGGATGCCAGGCCGAGGTAGGGGTTGCATCTGCAATGGCTGCATCTGCTGCTGTAGAGCTGATGGGAGGTTCACCGAAAGAATGTACTTTTGCTGCATCTACTGTTCTTATGAACATGCTTGGTCTGGTATGCGATCCGGTCGGCGGTCTGGTAGAATATCCATGTCAGAACAGAAATGCTGCAGGTGTGGCAAACGCTATAATTGCCGCAGAAATGGCTCTCGCAGGAATCCCGCAGTTGATTCCTCTGGACGAAATGATCCAGACGATGTTTACCGTGGGCAAAAAGCTTCCTGCAGAACTGCGTGAAACTGCTATGGGAGGATGCGCTACTACGCCATCTGCATGTAAAGCATGCCATATATGCAGTTAA
- the sdaAB gene encoding L-serine ammonia-lyase, iron-sulfur-dependent subunit beta → MSFISVFDVMGPNMIGPSSSHTAGAARISYLAQKMIEGPLKRADFILYGSFAKTYHGHGTDRALLGGIMGFSTDDMRIRNSFDIAHEKGLKFSFTPNEQETDIHPNTVDICMENEKGQKMTVRGESLGGGKVRIVDINHVQVDFTGEYSAVIVIHQDTPGVVAYITKCLSDRNINIAFMRLFRESKGEIAYTIVESDGKLPENIVPAIRENPNIHEVMIVQM, encoded by the coding sequence ATGTCATTTATCAGCGTATTTGATGTTATGGGGCCGAACATGATCGGTCCTTCAAGTTCACATACCGCAGGTGCGGCGCGTATTTCCTATCTTGCCCAGAAAATGATCGAAGGCCCGTTAAAGAGAGCCGACTTCATCCTGTACGGCTCTTTTGCCAAAACTTACCATGGTCACGGTACTGACCGAGCTCTGCTGGGCGGTATTATGGGATTCTCTACCGATGATATGCGCATCCGAAATTCTTTTGATATTGCTCATGAAAAAGGTCTGAAATTCTCTTTCACTCCAAATGAGCAGGAAACAGATATTCATCCGAACACCGTAGATATCTGCATGGAAAATGAAAAAGGCCAGAAAATGACCGTACGCGGCGAATCCCTTGGAGGAGGCAAGGTCCGTATTGTAGATATCAATCACGTACAGGTAGACTTTACAGGCGAGTACAGTGCAGTGATCGTGATTCATCAGGACACTCCCGGCGTTGTGGCCTATATTACCAAATGCCTGAGTGACCGCAATATCAATATTGCATTTATGCGTCTGTTCCGTGAAAGCAAGGGAGAGATTGCTTATACAATCGTAGAATCTGACGGCAAACTTCCTGAGAATATCGTTCCTGCGATTCGCGAGAACCCGAATATTCATGAAGTTATGATCGTACAGATGTAA
- a CDS encoding LysR family transcriptional regulator yields the protein MDLKQLQYFVVCAQTGSFSDAAKNLYSTQPSVSKVIKGLEDTLGMQLFERLPRGIRLTVQGHKMYEYASKIINEVNVLENMASSGMTKWIRISLNPSSWFANQFVDFYNETYEKKYHFQVTTAGVQSVMERVRDYMDDIGFVYILSQQKENFLYELSKNKMHFEPIYETDVMLYPGRLTELYNSGKERAELEDLEGIRFIQNYQDEFFDIGAVKEDAFQWKDIDISVLTNSDYIMEKMLKNSKVANISGSYLSENKEGTTPGIPLDLGDSKVIFGFILHKGEEMDESVAELVEFLKSRLPKH from the coding sequence ATGGATTTAAAACAATTACAGTATTTCGTAGTATGTGCGCAGACTGGTTCATTCAGTGATGCTGCGAAAAATCTGTATTCTACACAGCCCAGTGTCAGCAAGGTAATCAAGGGACTGGAAGATACGCTGGGAATGCAGCTTTTTGAACGACTGCCAAGAGGAATCAGACTGACAGTACAGGGGCATAAGATGTATGAATATGCGTCGAAAATTATAAATGAAGTAAATGTTCTGGAAAATATGGCTTCCAGCGGAATGACAAAATGGATCCGGATATCTTTAAATCCCAGCTCCTGGTTTGCCAATCAATTTGTAGACTTTTATAATGAAACCTATGAAAAAAAATATCATTTCCAGGTAACAACAGCAGGTGTACAAAGCGTAATGGAAAGAGTCCGGGATTATATGGATGATATTGGTTTTGTATATATCCTCAGTCAGCAGAAGGAAAATTTCCTGTATGAATTGTCAAAAAACAAAATGCATTTCGAACCTATCTATGAAACAGATGTAATGCTGTATCCGGGAAGGCTGACAGAGCTTTACAATTCCGGCAAAGAGAGGGCAGAACTGGAAGACCTGGAGGGAATCCGTTTTATACAGAATTATCAGGATGAATTTTTTGACATCGGTGCTGTAAAAGAAGATGCATTCCAATGGAAGGATATTGACATTTCCGTGCTGACCAACAGTGATTATATTATGGAAAAAATGCTGAAGAACAGTAAGGTGGCAAATATAAGCGGAAGTTACCTGTCAGAAAACAAAGAAGGAACTACACCGGGAATCCCTCTGGATCTTGGAGACAGTAAAGTGATTTTTGGTTTTATACTCCACAAAGGAGAAGAAATGGATGAGAGTGTGGCAGAGCTTGTGGAGTTTTTAAAGAGCAGACTGCCGAAGCATTAA
- a CDS encoding iron-containing alcohol dehydrogenase: MNPFEFFIPQNITVGAGTLAKLPECAKKLGGSHAMLISGPTLRKMGVVDKAADYLKDAGMAVDIFTDVEANPSVTTVEKATEAYKDSGADFIVALGGGSPMDVAKAVGVTAKYGGSITEYEGAHKVPGKIVPLIAIPTTAGTGSEVTAFSVITDHSRDYKLTVFSYELLPAYAILDPELLTSAPASVAAACGIDAFIHAEEAYVSTAASPFSDAMAEKAMELIGGNIRRFVARRTDLEAAEAMLTGSLFAGIAFSFARLGNVHAMSHPVSAFFNVAHGVANAVLLPVIAEYNALADHGRYLKIYNYISPIPAYEDEFEPLMLVDAIRELNEDIGIPEDLITAIRQAKKGEEISDEEIESKIDAMADDAMKSGNIAVNPRSSRKQDIVKLYYKAL; encoded by the coding sequence ATGAATCCATTTGAATTTTTTATTCCTCAGAATATTACAGTCGGTGCAGGTACTCTGGCGAAGCTTCCGGAATGTGCCAAAAAGCTTGGAGGTTCTCATGCAATGCTGATCTCAGGACCAACTCTCCGGAAAATGGGAGTTGTGGATAAGGCGGCGGATTATCTGAAAGACGCCGGAATGGCAGTGGATATTTTTACAGATGTAGAAGCCAATCCGTCTGTCACCACAGTGGAAAAAGCGACAGAAGCGTATAAGGATTCCGGCGCAGATTTTATCGTTGCGCTGGGCGGTGGTTCTCCTATGGATGTGGCAAAAGCAGTGGGAGTTACGGCTAAATATGGCGGCAGTATTACAGAATATGAGGGGGCACATAAGGTTCCCGGAAAAATTGTTCCGCTGATCGCAATCCCGACTACTGCGGGAACCGGCTCAGAGGTTACGGCATTTTCTGTTATCACTGACCACAGCAGAGATTATAAGCTGACAGTATTCAGTTATGAACTTCTTCCTGCATATGCAATCCTGGATCCTGAGCTTCTCACTTCTGCTCCGGCATCTGTGGCAGCAGCCTGCGGAATCGATGCATTTATTCATGCGGAGGAGGCTTATGTTTCCACAGCAGCATCTCCTTTTTCTGACGCAATGGCAGAGAAAGCAATGGAGCTGATCGGTGGAAATATCCGCCGTTTTGTGGCAAGACGTACAGATCTGGAGGCAGCAGAAGCAATGCTTACAGGTTCTCTTTTTGCAGGAATCGCCTTTTCCTTTGCAAGACTTGGAAATGTCCATGCCATGAGTCATCCGGTAAGTGCTTTCTTTAATGTGGCACATGGAGTGGCAAATGCAGTTCTTCTCCCTGTGATTGCAGAATATAATGCGCTGGCAGATCATGGCAGATATCTGAAGATTTATAATTATATCAGTCCAATCCCTGCATATGAGGATGAATTCGAACCACTGATGCTGGTGGATGCCATCAGGGAATTAAACGAAGATATCGGAATCCCGGAAGACCTGATCACAGCCATCCGCCAGGCAAAGAAGGGAGAAGAGATTTCTGATGAGGAGATTGAAAGCAAGATTGATGCCATGGCAGATGATGCTATGAAGAGCGGGAATATTGCAGTAAATCCAAGATCCTCCAGAAAGCAGGATATTGTGAAACTGTATTATAAAGCTTTATAA
- a CDS encoding PTS transporter subunit IIC: MEKLKAFLRRKDIEISIKRYGIDALGAMAQGLFCSLLIGTIINTLGTQFHISFLTTAVATVNDTQYTVGSLASAMSGPAMAVAIGYALHCPPLVLFSLITVGFASNALGGAGGPLAVLFVAIFASEIGKAVSKETKIDILVTPLVTIGVGVALSAWWAPALGSAAMKVGNIIMWATNLQPFLMGILVSVFVGIALTLPISSAAICAALGLTGLAGGAAVAGCCAQMVGFAVMSFRENKWGGLVSQGIGTSMLQMGNIVKNPRIWIAPILTSAITGPLATCLFKLQMNGTPVSSGMGTCGFVGQIGVYTGWMNDIAAGTKTAVTGWDWAGLLLISFILPAILCPLINMFIRKLGWVKDGDMTLS; the protein is encoded by the coding sequence ATGGAAAAGTTAAAAGCATTTCTCAGACGTAAAGACATCGAAATCTCCATAAAACGTTATGGAATCGATGCCCTTGGTGCCATGGCGCAGGGTCTTTTCTGCTCCCTGCTGATTGGCACGATCATCAACACACTTGGAACACAGTTTCATATTTCATTTCTGACCACTGCTGTGGCAACTGTAAACGACACACAGTATACCGTAGGCTCTCTGGCATCTGCCATGAGCGGTCCTGCCATGGCTGTCGCCATCGGCTATGCGCTGCATTGTCCGCCGTTGGTGTTGTTCTCACTGATCACTGTTGGCTTTGCATCTAACGCATTAGGCGGTGCAGGCGGACCACTGGCTGTATTATTTGTTGCCATCTTCGCTTCCGAAATCGGAAAAGCAGTATCTAAGGAAACCAAAATTGATATTCTGGTCACTCCACTTGTCACGATCGGTGTAGGTGTTGCCCTGTCCGCATGGTGGGCTCCGGCACTTGGAAGTGCAGCAATGAAAGTGGGAAATATTATTATGTGGGCAACCAACCTGCAACCGTTCCTGATGGGAATCCTTGTTTCTGTATTCGTGGGTATTGCACTGACACTTCCTATCTCATCTGCCGCCATCTGTGCTGCGCTTGGCCTTACCGGACTTGCCGGAGGAGCTGCTGTTGCAGGATGCTGCGCACAGATGGTAGGTTTCGCAGTAATGTCCTTCCGTGAGAACAAATGGGGCGGACTTGTTTCTCAGGGAATCGGAACATCCATGCTCCAGATGGGAAATATCGTAAAAAATCCACGCATCTGGATTGCACCGATCCTTACTTCTGCCATCACCGGACCTCTTGCAACCTGTCTGTTCAAACTTCAGATGAACGGTACTCCGGTTTCTTCCGGTATGGGTACCTGCGGTTTCGTAGGACAGATTGGTGTCTACACCGGATGGATGAATGATATTGCCGCAGGAACAAAAACAGCTGTCACAGGCTGGGACTGGGCCGGACTTTTGCTGATTTCCTTTATCCTGCCTGCAATCCTGTGTCCGCTCATCAACATGTTTATCCGTAAGCTTGGATGGGTGAAAGACGGGGATATGACACTTTCATAA
- a CDS encoding viroplasmin family protein, translated as MAKKKIYAVRKGHKTGLFATWAECQKAVSGYSGAEFRGFTEKEEALAFLNMETTGNVSGDKAKEAAGIVEVPENMVIAYVDGSFEKSIGRYAFGCVILTPDGQEIRKSGSGSDSAGVAIRNVAGEMLGSMTAVNWAIENKYPAVEIRYDYEGVEKWVTGVWRAKTPLTSKYAAHMQEAGKKVKISFCKIAAHTGNHYNEEADQLAKSALLKMDEEVRI; from the coding sequence ATGGCAAAGAAGAAAATATATGCAGTACGCAAGGGACATAAAACAGGACTTTTTGCTACATGGGCGGAGTGCCAGAAGGCAGTAAGCGGATATTCAGGAGCTGAGTTTCGGGGATTTACAGAGAAAGAGGAAGCATTGGCTTTTCTGAACATGGAGACAACAGGAAATGTATCCGGTGATAAAGCAAAAGAGGCGGCAGGAATCGTGGAAGTACCTGAAAATATGGTCATTGCTTATGTAGATGGAAGTTTCGAGAAAAGTATTGGCAGATATGCCTTTGGTTGTGTGATCCTTACACCGGACGGACAGGAAATCCGTAAATCCGGCAGCGGTAGTGATTCTGCAGGAGTCGCGATCCGAAATGTGGCAGGAGAGATGCTTGGTTCCATGACTGCAGTAAACTGGGCCATAGAAAACAAATATCCAGCTGTGGAAATCCGCTATGATTACGAAGGGGTAGAGAAATGGGTAACAGGTGTATGGAGAGCCAAAACACCTCTGACCAGCAAATATGCTGCTCATATGCAGGAAGCAGGAAAGAAAGTAAAGATTTCTTTTTGTAAAATAGCAGCTCATACGGGCAATCACTACAATGAAGAGGCAGATCAGCTGGCTAAGAGTGCATTGCTTAAAATGGATGAAGAAGTACGAATATAA
- the mgtE gene encoding magnesium transporter — MEKRVQDYSKEILKIIRSNTSPAVMGGRLQDYHENDLADVMPKLTVQERCKLYRILDTDMLSDIFEYTDEENAAEYLNEMDVRKAAAILSRMETDALADVLNKVEKTKKKILIDLLEPEVRRDVEMIASFDEDEIGSRMTTNYIVITDKLTVKQAMSSLIEQAAKNDNISTIFVVTEQQKFYGAINLKELIIARRDDLLENLVVTSYPYVYAEENIDDCIEELKDYSEDSIPVLDNDNQLLGVITSASIIDLVDDEMGDDYAKLAGLTAEEDLKEPLKESMKKRMPWLIILLGLGMVVSSVVGIFEKVVTALPIIMCFQSLILDMAGNVGTQSLAVTIRVLMDESLTGKQKLELVWKEMRIGLCNGGLLGILSFALIGLYIYLFKGKTLLFSYAVSGCIGVALLLAMLISSAVGTCIPLFFKKINIDPAVASGPLITTVNDLVAVITYYGLSWLFLLKMLNLAG, encoded by the coding sequence ATGGAGAAAAGAGTACAGGATTATTCCAAAGAAATTCTGAAGATCATCCGCAGCAACACCTCTCCAGCCGTTATGGGAGGAAGGCTGCAGGATTATCATGAGAATGATCTGGCAGATGTAATGCCGAAACTGACTGTACAGGAGCGGTGCAAGCTGTACCGTATCCTGGATACAGATATGCTCTCTGATATTTTTGAATATACAGATGAGGAGAATGCAGCAGAGTATCTGAATGAAATGGATGTGAGAAAAGCAGCAGCCATTTTATCCAGAATGGAAACAGATGCTCTTGCAGATGTATTAAACAAAGTTGAAAAAACAAAGAAAAAAATACTGATCGATCTGCTTGAACCTGAGGTTCGACGTGATGTGGAGATGATCGCATCCTTTGATGAGGATGAGATCGGAAGCCGCATGACAACAAATTATATTGTGATCACAGATAAACTGACAGTTAAGCAGGCAATGAGCAGTCTGATCGAACAGGCTGCAAAAAATGACAATATCTCCACTATTTTTGTAGTGACAGAGCAGCAGAAATTTTATGGGGCCATTAATCTGAAAGAACTGATCATTGCCAGACGGGATGATCTGCTTGAGAATCTGGTGGTGACTTCCTATCCATATGTATATGCGGAAGAGAATATTGATGACTGTATCGAAGAACTGAAAGATTATTCTGAGGATTCTATTCCGGTTCTTGACAACGATAATCAGCTTCTGGGTGTTATCACATCTGCCAGTATCATTGACCTGGTTGATGATGAGATGGGTGATGACTATGCGAAGCTGGCCGGTCTGACTGCAGAAGAGGATTTGAAAGAGCCATTGAAGGAGAGCATGAAGAAACGTATGCCATGGCTGATCATTCTTCTGGGACTTGGTATGGTTGTTTCCTCTGTAGTAGGAATTTTTGAAAAAGTAGTAACTGCACTTCCGATTATTATGTGCTTCCAGTCTTTGATCCTTGATATGGCAGGTAATGTGGGTACCCAGTCTCTGGCTGTGACGATTCGTGTGCTGATGGATGAATCTCTGACAGGTAAGCAGAAACTGGAACTTGTGTGGAAGGAAATGAGAATTGGTCTGTGTAATGGCGGACTTCTTGGAATTCTGTCTTTTGCGCTGATTGGATTGTATATTTATCTGTTTAAAGGAAAAACACTTTTGTTTTCCTATGCAGTATCCGGATGTATCGGTGTGGCACTGTTGCTGGCTATGTTGATCTCCAGTGCAGTAGGCACCTGTATTCCATTGTTCTTTAAGAAGATTAATATTGACCCGGCAGTAGCATCAGGTCCGCTGATCACAACAGTGAATGACCTTGTTGCAGTAATTACCTATTATGGCCTGAGCTGGCTGTTCTTATTAAAAATGCTGAATCTTGCAGGCTGA
- a CDS encoding YczE/YyaS/YitT family protein, with protein MIERVNFTEEKKMSEWIRKINWKYVVVMLIGNVILGLGIAIFKLSGLGNDPFSGMVMALAECVGIEYARFLILLNLGFFVIEIIWGRKLIGLGTIINALFLGYFVTFFYNLITSVIDAPDQMAMQVVTVFIGVIITSLGISMYQLPKQGVAPYDSISLIMTEKWPKIPYFWCRVSNDAISALVCWLAGGIVGLGTLVSAFGFGPFVQFFDTHFTSKVLAKLEK; from the coding sequence ATGATAGAAAGAGTTAATTTTACGGAGGAAAAAAAGATGAGTGAATGGATCAGAAAAATAAACTGGAAGTATGTGGTCGTAATGTTGATTGGAAATGTGATCCTTGGTTTGGGAATTGCGATATTTAAACTTTCCGGACTTGGAAATGACCCTTTCAGCGGAATGGTAATGGCACTGGCAGAATGTGTGGGAATTGAATATGCCCGTTTTTTAATTCTTCTGAATCTGGGATTTTTTGTAATAGAAATTATCTGGGGAAGAAAGCTTATCGGATTGGGAACGATCATAAATGCGTTATTCCTTGGATATTTTGTTACATTTTTCTATAACCTGATCACATCTGTGATCGATGCACCGGATCAGATGGCAATGCAGGTGGTTACCGTATTTATTGGAGTTATCATAACAAGCCTTGGAATTTCCATGTACCAGCTTCCGAAACAGGGAGTTGCACCATATGACAGTATTTCTCTGATCATGACAGAGAAATGGCCGAAAATTCCGTATTTCTGGTGCAGAGTATCTAATGATGCGATCAGTGCACTGGTGTGTTGGCTTGCAGGGGGAATCGTCGGACTGGGAACACTGGTCAGTGCATTTGGATTCGGACCTTTTGTTCAGTTTTTCGATACACATTTTACATCAAAAGTGCTGGCAAAGCTGGAAAAATAA
- a CDS encoding APC family permease yields MEQKTSEFDKVLGAWDILVIAFGAMIGWGWVVSSGNWIESGGVLGASIAFAIGGIMIFFVGLTYAELTAAMPQCGGEHVFSYRAMGSTGSFICTWAIILGYVSVACFEACAFPTIITYLWPGFLKGYLYTVAGFDVYASWLIVAIVIAFLIMIININGAKTAAVLQTVLTCIIGGAGIILIVASVVTGSVDNLQGQMFVGNGTGEAMKSIIKVAVITPFFFIGFDVIPQAAEEINVPLKKIGKMMILSVVLAVVFYALVILAVGYILNPAEIIESQQGTGLVTADAMAKAFGTKIMAKVIIVGGMCGIITSWNSFLLGGSRAMYSMAESYMIPPFFAKLHPKHKTPVNSLYLIGALTMLAPFAGRTMMVWICDAGNFGCCLAYCMVSVSFLILRKKEPDMARPYKVGHYKFVGFMAVVMSGLMLLVYCIPGSGGSLVFQEWLMVGSWSLLGVVFYAICKRKYKEDFGKLIELISDEDAASLMPEADDEELDVVIDAAIDRVLSSMA; encoded by the coding sequence ATGGAACAAAAAACATCAGAATTTGACAAAGTACTTGGTGCATGGGACATACTTGTAATTGCATTTGGCGCCATGATCGGCTGGGGCTGGGTAGTTTCTTCCGGTAACTGGATTGAATCCGGTGGTGTGCTTGGTGCATCTATTGCATTTGCAATCGGTGGAATCATGATCTTCTTTGTAGGTCTGACTTACGCAGAGCTTACAGCAGCCATGCCTCAGTGTGGTGGTGAGCACGTATTCAGCTACAGGGCAATGGGTTCTACAGGTTCTTTTATCTGTACCTGGGCGATCATTCTTGGATATGTAAGTGTTGCCTGCTTTGAGGCATGTGCATTTCCCACAATCATCACTTATCTGTGGCCAGGGTTCCTGAAAGGATATCTCTATACAGTTGCAGGTTTTGATGTTTATGCATCCTGGCTGATCGTGGCAATTGTGATTGCTTTTCTTATTATGATAATCAACATTAATGGAGCAAAAACTGCAGCAGTTTTGCAGACTGTTCTTACCTGTATTATCGGCGGTGCCGGAATTATTCTGATCGTGGCTTCTGTGGTTACAGGAAGTGTGGATAACCTTCAGGGACAGATGTTTGTTGGAAACGGTACCGGTGAAGCAATGAAAAGTATTATTAAGGTTGCAGTTATCACTCCGTTTTTCTTTATTGGTTTTGATGTTATCCCACAGGCAGCAGAGGAGATTAATGTTCCGCTGAAAAAAATCGGTAAAATGATGATCCTCTCTGTTGTGCTGGCTGTTGTATTTTACGCACTGGTTATTCTTGCAGTAGGTTATATCCTGAATCCGGCAGAGATTATTGAGTCTCAGCAGGGAACAGGACTTGTAACAGCAGATGCCATGGCCAAGGCTTTCGGGACAAAGATTATGGCCAAGGTTATCATTGTAGGTGGAATGTGTGGTATTATTACATCATGGAACTCCTTCCTCCTTGGCGGTTCCCGTGCCATGTACTCTATGGCAGAATCCTACATGATTCCTCCGTTTTTTGCAAAGCTTCATCCGAAGCACAAAACTCCGGTTAATTCTCTGTATCTGATCGGTGCCCTGACTATGCTGGCTCCTTTTGCAGGAAGAACAATGATGGTCTGGATCTGTGATGCAGGTAACTTCGGATGCTGCCTTGCATACTGTATGGTCTCTGTCTCTTTCCTAATCCTTCGTAAAAAGGAACCGGATATGGCAAGACCTTACAAAGTAGGCCACTACAAATTTGTAGGTTTTATGGCAGTAGTCATGTCAGGGCTGATGCTTCTGGTTTACTGTATTCCGGGTTCCGGTGGAAGTCTGGTATTTCAGGAATGGCTTATGGTAGGTAGCTGGAGTTTACTTGGAGTTGTATTTTATGCGATCTGTAAACGTAAATATAAAGAAGACTTTGGTAAACTTATTGAACTGATCTCTGATGAGGATGCAGCAAGTCTTATGCCGGAGGCTGATGATGAAGAGCTTGATGTGGTAATCGATGCGGCTATTGACAGGGTGCTTTCCTCTATGGCATAA
- a CDS encoding GGDEF domain-containing protein: MLNKMNKIEIYVANEDTDINPSVQEAIKYVLKQNDPVGTIAGYYDEKLTIWSVSNYFLQLLGWDDLDEFMKASDGSMLSVVCNEQKHIFSPAGLHDLQGSHTLYLTDSKGLSIPVRIVKADARDNKGRPIWVLSVRSDHFARNQEAREAVFHRAFTDMNLCEYYVDLQENTFESMKVKGSLQEISNKSRTWDELIQMFLDNYVCPESKEAVAQIYNREYIMKELRKITGELSQEYKAVLDGELRIIRNVVMEGDTDENGEVRHAMIFLRDVTDSKNAEKERRAMLKQNIAMDQLIQGVTRIVERFAVCDLDSGIYEYYEMNNESYYNPTGDYRELLQRMSGEYVVLTEKINIQMDDLLSPEHLRKVIMSEDDLYTFEYSTLDRSSYKVMSVIPVEWKGSILSKVMLIAQDIGQKHELEKLANTDALTGLYNERYLSERLKRNGKLRKKFAMFYLDLDRFKPVNDTYGHDMGDRLLKAVSRRLCKCIRKTDYAFRIGGDEFSLIIEEGNINDEFCEMMVRRIKRVIDRPFNIEGRLLSVDTSCGYAIYPEHSQKIDEIRIMADHRMYEDKTQNRKKG; encoded by the coding sequence ATGCTTAACAAAATGAATAAGATTGAAATATATGTCGCAAATGAAGATACGGATATTAATCCTTCAGTTCAGGAAGCTATTAAATATGTACTGAAACAGAATGATCCTGTGGGAACAATCGCCGGTTATTATGATGAGAAGCTGACAATCTGGAGTGTAAGTAACTATTTTCTGCAACTTTTGGGGTGGGATGACCTTGATGAATTTATGAAAGCATCAGACGGATCTATGCTCAGTGTGGTCTGTAATGAGCAAAAGCATATATTTTCACCGGCAGGACTTCATGATTTACAGGGTTCTCACACCTTGTATCTGACAGACAGTAAAGGTTTATCAATACCGGTAAGGATTGTGAAGGCAGATGCCAGGGATAATAAAGGACGGCCAATCTGGGTATTATCTGTCAGATCTGATCACTTTGCCCGGAATCAGGAAGCAAGGGAAGCTGTTTTTCACCGGGCTTTTACAGATATGAATCTGTGTGAATATTATGTGGATCTTCAGGAAAATACATTTGAATCTATGAAAGTAAAGGGCTCGCTTCAGGAAATTTCCAACAAAAGCCGGACATGGGATGAACTGATACAGATGTTTCTTGATAATTATGTCTGTCCTGAGAGTAAAGAGGCGGTTGCGCAGATTTACAACCGGGAATATATTATGAAGGAACTCAGAAAAATTACCGGGGAACTCAGTCAGGAATACAAAGCAGTGCTTGACGGAGAGCTGCGTATTATCCGGAATGTAGTGATGGAGGGAGATACAGATGAGAACGGAGAGGTCAGACACGCCATGATTTTTCTTCGTGATGTGACGGATTCGAAAAATGCGGAAAAAGAACGCAGAGCGATGTTAAAGCAGAACATCGCCATGGACCAGCTTATTCAGGGAGTAACCAGGATTGTAGAGCGTTTTGCAGTTTGTGATCTGGACAGCGGGATATACGAATATTATGAGATGAACAATGAGTCTTATTATAATCCTACAGGTGATTACAGGGAGCTTCTTCAGCGTATGTCCGGAGAGTATGTGGTACTTACGGAAAAGATAAATATACAGATGGATGATCTGCTTTCACCGGAACATCTGAGAAAAGTTATTATGTCTGAGGATGATCTGTATACCTTTGAATATTCTACTCTTGACAGATCTTCTTATAAAGTAATGTCAGTGATACCTGTGGAATGGAAAGGCAGTATACTGTCCAAAGTAATGCTGATCGCTCAGGATATCGGGCAGAAGCATGAACTTGAGAAGCTGGCAAATACGGATGCACTGACAGGACTTTATAATGAGCGTTATCTTTCCGAAAGATTAAAAAGAAATGGAAAGTTACGCAAAAAATTTGCCATGTTCTATCTGGATCTGGACAGGTTTAAGCCTGTTAATGACACTTATGGACATGACATGGGGGACAGATTGCTGAAGGCGGTTTCCCGGAGATTGTGCAAATGTATCAGGAAGACAGACTATGCTTTCCGTATCGGTGGAGATGAATTTTCCCTGATCATTGAGGAGGGCAATATTAATGATGAATTCTGTGAGATGATGGTCAGAAGAATAAAAAGAGTCATTGACCGGCCTTTTAACATAGAGGGTCGTCTGCTGAGCGTGGATACAAGCTGTGGCTATGCCATTTATCCGGAACACAGCCAGAAGATCGATGAAATCCGCATTATGGCAGATCACAGAATGTATGAAGATAAAACTCAAAATAGAAAAAAGGGTTAA